A single window of Rhipicephalus microplus isolate Deutch F79 chromosome 5, USDA_Rmic, whole genome shotgun sequence DNA harbors:
- the LOC142817638 gene encoding uncharacterized protein LOC142817638, with protein MAGVPPRPEQTTLQIVVQGVQKEVKALHNPDGSFMTDANGYVYEASDGKRVTLRFMAGNRENDPPPAQPPTPSPACDGDVDSDGALAAFPAAAASAEDVEELWSARKTRFFIAKYSEMKDLVGKTRALRYVILCPKLFAAFYYSVSL; from the exons atggcgggcgtccccccaaggccagagcagacgacgttgcaaatagttgttcagggcgttcaaaaggaagttaaggcacttcacaatcccgacgggtcatttatgacggacgccaacggttacgtctatgaggcatcag acggcaagcgcgttacgttgcggttcatggcagggaatcgtgaaaatgacccccctccggcacaaccgccgacgccttctcctgcctgcgacggcgacgttgacagcgatggggctttagccgcatttccagcagcagccgcgtcggctgaagatgtggaagagctttggagcgcccgaaaaacaaggttcttcatcgccaaatactcggaaatgaaggacttggtgggaaaaaccagggcacttcggtatgtcatcctatgtccaaaattatttgcagctttttattattccgtttcactctag